The Arachis ipaensis cultivar K30076 chromosome B07, Araip1.1, whole genome shotgun sequence genomic interval TACCGAAATCTCAAGACAGATTAGTATGATTTTGCGTTAATTTAAACATAGgattgtattttctttttttaatttgtgcCCTTAATTGTGTGCAGGATGTTATAGCAGGTGACGTTATAAATCCTGATCACATCGATGTGGAGTTTGACTCTATTGGGGGATTGGAAACAATCAAGCAAGCTCTGTTTGAGCTTGTTATACTGCCTCTGAAAAGACCGGACTTGTTTTCGTATGGTAAGCTTCTTGGACCTCAAAAGGGCGTCCTGTTGTATGGACCTCCAGGAACTGGGAAAACCATGCTTGCGAAAGCAATTGCTAAGGAGTCAGGAGCTGTTTTTATTAATGTGAGGATATCAAACCTGATGAGCAAGTGGTTTGGTGATGCCCAAAAGCTTGGTAAGTGCCACATATCTTCATGAATAATCCTACATTCTACTATAAAACATCAAAACTATAGTTATCATGACAGACACTGTTATTTCCTGATTGAATATTTGAATGTCCATGCAGAGTTATTGTCGACTTCGGCTTTCTGTTCAATAAATTAAAACTCTTATGCTCTTATCGGTCACACACAAAAGTTCAACTGTGAAGATAATACAGTAGTGTATCATTGACTATTGTTTTATGTTTATTGAAAATTGGCTTGTCTTCCTGTGTTGTACTTATTGTTATACACGTTCTGTTGTTTTAGTGAATTATGCGAGTAGTTACTACCATTCAGATAGAAAAACTTATATGAAATACTGTTTATATATGACAAAATTTCTGTGACAAATTCAACACAAGTTATCTtagttattagttatttttatggGTGAAGTTTTACAGATAAGTTGTAAGATGATATTTCAATGTAATCTGCTGAGCTTATTGattatttttgaataataatgataatgcATTTGTGATAAGTTATCTTAGTTTTCAAGCCTGCCTTTGATTTTTAATGTTCTTACCTCCTAATGTTCTTCATTTGATGTTTGGTTTttgtgttttaaatttttttatttgtttatatctAATTTAATGTTAATGATAATATTCTGCTATTCTTTTGCAGTGACTGCTGTATTTACCCTTGCTAATAAGCTCCAGCCTGCCATCATATTCATTGATGAGGTTGACAGTTTTTTGGGTCAACGTCGTACATCGGATCATGAGGCTTTATTAAACATGAAAACTGAGTTTATGGCTCTATGGGATGGATTTACCACAGATCGTAAGTTCTGTAATCATTATGACATAATATTCCTTTTATGCTAAGATATTCAAAATAAGTTGTAAATATGATAATAGCAATTTTGATGGAGGTTTATTTAGTCTTTTCAagttatttatatttgagtaattTCTGATGACTTCTGCTTTCCTGTGTGTGTGTGTAGATAATGCTCGAGTTATGGTCCTTGCAGCTACCAATCGTCCTTCTGAACTTGATGAAGCAATACTTCGACGCCTTCCTCAAGCTTTTGAAATTGGAATTCCAGACCAGAGGGAGAGAGCTGCGATATTGAAGGTTATCTTAAGGGGAGAGAGGGTTGACGAAGGCATAGACTTTGATTATATAGCTAGCTTATGTGAGGGTTATACTGGGTCAGATCTGTTTGACCTTTGCAAGAAGGCTGCCTATCTTCCTATTCGAGAACTACTggatgaagagaagaagggaaaACGTTCTTCCGTAAGTACAATTTTTATCTCTTGTACTTTGTCTTCCACCTCGATCTTTCCATTTCTCTATGGTGGATATCCACAGCTCACTTGACTGGAATCCATATGGATATCAGTTCACTTATGTTAACTAAAGGACAAATTGATTTTCtttttggggtaaatcctatttggtCCCTAACATTTTAATCATCCTTTTTTAGCCCAAAATGTTTAAAATGGCATTAATGTTATCCCATCGTCAAATCTCTCACTAACACTTAACAAAATTGATGTACTATCAATAATGCTTTTGTTAAAGCTATGTTCAATTCCCTATCCCACCTTCACCCTTTCAACAAACCCAAATCCCATTCTCCTACTCCCTTTTACTCTATTAATTCTCCAAGAGGGgtttgaggaggaggaagaagagagtaGGAGAATGGGGTTCGGGCTTGTTGAGAGGGTGAAGGTGGGAGAGGGGGTTGAGCAAACGTAGCTTTAACAAAAGCATTATTAATAGTATATCAATTTCGTTAAGTATTAGTGAAGAATTTGACGGTGGGATAACATTGACGTCATTTTAAACGTTTTGGGCTAAAAATAGAAcgattaaaacgttagggaccaaaataggatttaccccaaatgttgggaaccaaaacaatactttacCCATTATTGTGTGTTTCAATAGTTATATTATTTGCATGCTTGAACTACACTGGTATAAAGGAAGCAACTACAGAATGTGGTAGATCAGTTTGTGACTTGGTGTTACAATATGACTTCTATAGTTACTTTTTGGGAAGGGTTTAACTAACATGTGCCCTTAGTGCGAAAGTccagaaaattttttttaacttttaaactatgaaaagttatagtattaatgtttggtacagttttcaaaattaacttgTGACTTTTCGAGAAGTTATTTGAAGTGCCTATGAAGAAGTTAAAAAGAGTAACTATAACAAAAAGCTGTCTATCACTCCCTTTTCAAAATAAGCACTTCTGTGACTAAAAtgtcaaatacaaaataacttatttataagctacttttaatataagtcCTTATGTTTTAAGCTTCCTTTCTAGAAGattttaattaagttgtttatccaaactgctctttattttcaaaggCTTTTAGATTATACAGTATTGAAAGTTTGAAACAGAAGCTGCCCGTGCCTTCTGTTGTTTTGTAACTTATGGATGGAAGTGGTAGAATAAGGGAGTTGGTGGCGTTATCATATATGAAGTGCTGGAGATGTTGACATTCACTGAGCTTAATCTATTTTTAACCTTTCAGGTGCCTAGGCCTTTGTCGCAGTTGGATTTGGAGAAGGTCCTTGACACTTCCCAGAAGACGAAGGCTGCTGCAAGTGCATATAGTGGGTTGTCATCATCAAGGTGGACACCAAGTGAGTCAGGTGATTATCAACTTCAAGCTGCAATCAATGAAATTTCTAAGCTTGTGGTTTCTCACATGATTAACCTCCATGCTCAGGATCCGTAAAATGTTTTGACTTTGTTTAGAGCATTATTCTGCTGTTACTTAT includes:
- the LOC107605856 gene encoding ATPase family AAA domain-containing protein 1 isoform X2 — its product is MGGSSDTRFLQDLLLYAASAAMSCLVLFVGLRQLDPTREASKKVLEHKKEIAKRLGRPLVQTNPYEDVIAGDVINPDHIDVEFDSIGGLETIKQALFELVILPLKRPDLFSYGKLLGPQKGVLLYGPPGTGKTMLAKAIAKESGAVFINVRISNLMSKWFGDAQKLVTAVFTLANKLQPAIIFIDEVDSFLGQRRTSDHEALLNMKTEFMALWDGFTTDHNARVMVLAATNRPSELDEAILRRLPQAFEIGIPDQRERAAILKVILRGERVDEGIDFDYIASLCEGYTGSDLFDLCKKAAYLPIRELLDEEKKGKRSSVPRPLSQLDLEKVLDTSQKTKAAASAYSGLSSSRWTPSESE
- the LOC107605856 gene encoding ATPase family AAA domain-containing protein 1 isoform X1; the protein is MGGSSDTRFLQDLLLYAASAAMSCLVLFVGLRQLDPTREASKKVLEHKKEIAKRLGRPLVQTNPYEDVIAGDVINPDHIDVEFDSIGGLETIKQALFELVILPLKRPDLFSYGKLLGPQKGVLLYGPPGTGKTMLAKAIAKESGAVFINVRISNLMSKWFGDAQKLVTAVFTLANKLQPAIIFIDEVDSFLGQRRTSDHEALLNMKTEFMALWDGFTTDHNARVMVLAATNRPSELDEAILRRLPQAFEIGIPDQRERAAILKVILRGERVDEGIDFDYIASLCEGYTGSDLFDLCKKAAYLPIRELLDEEKKGKRSSVPRPLSQLDLEKVLDTSQKTKAAASAYSGLSSSRWTPSESGDYQLQAAINEISKLVVSHMINLHAQDP